In Eulemur rufifrons isolate Redbay chromosome 2, OSU_ERuf_1, whole genome shotgun sequence, the sequence AACATTCTATTAAAGAACAACAGACCATGAACCACAACAATAAGCAAATTGTGTCTGCTTTGggataaaaattgaaacaaagtTAGGGAGGTAGGGAGAATAGGGATGGAGGTGGATATtgcaatttatttctttattatttatttattgagcaaggtgtcactctgttacctgggctatagtgcagtggcatcagagctcactgcaacctgaaacttctgggctcaagcgatcctcctgcctcagcctccggagtagctgtgGCTACAGGCCTGctccaccaggcccagctaattatttattttttgtagagactataggcacatgccaccatgcttggctaatttttttttttttaatttttttgtggagatcagggtctcattatgttgctcaggctggtctccaactcctggcctcaagcaaccctctcaccaaggcctcccaaagtgctaggattacaggtgtgggccaccatgctgCCCTGCAATTTTAGTCGTCCCCCGGAATGGCCTCATtgagaaaacaaatggaaagaaatgaaggagggAACAATGTGAATAACTGGGGAAAGAATGGCCCAAACagaaggaacagccagtgcaaaggccttgGGGTAGGAACAAAAATTTGAACTGTTGACATCCAACCAAAACTTGGTGAGTGTAGCTGaagcagcaggagcgagaccctggGGCTCTAGAACATTATCAAATGcttcataaataaatacagagtCTCCCAAAAGTCTTGGTACAGTTTTAAATACTAATAACCCCAAAGGTAAACATGCCATAAATTATACAAAAGACATCATTTGAAAGTTTAATATGTTTAGTTTCATTGACACTTCTGTAGTTTTTGTGAATTTTGAATActacattttttaacattttaattgtgtTCAGTCAATGCTTGCCATCTTCAACTAGAGGggcaaaagtaaagaaattagattttaaatgtaGTATTCAGAATTCAAAAAACTACAGAAGTCCCAAAGAATGTTTTCAAATCATGGGTAAGTGTGTAGCATTTCTATTGGTGAAGTTGTTCGCATTCCAAGCTGCACCAAGATAGGTTGGGATACCCTGTTATTGGCTGAATAATGGATGAATTGGGAGTGGGGTAGCCCATGAAACCCCCCACCTACACTCCACCCAGCTATCTTCTCTATGTACTCCTATTGTCCCTTCTTGTGTGACCCCAGGAGCCTCCACTATGCCTGTAGCTGCCCTGCCCCGGACAGGCAGCGACCTGGTGTTGCTGAAGGCCCCTGCTCTCCTTGGGACTGTGGCTGACACTCTCAGGGCTTCCGATGGGCAGCTTCATGCCAAGGCACCAACCAAGCCCCCCCGGACACCCTCACTGGTGCTGCCTGATGCCTCTGGACGCCCCTCAACATACTGTGAGCTTGTGCCTAGAGTGGCCAGTGCCCAGGAGACTCCCCCTGGTCAGAGCTGGCCAGAGCCAGAGGCCTTgtggtgggaggctgaggaggacgaggaggaggaagaagagaacagaTGTTTTAGGAGACCACAGGCTGAGGTCTCTTTCTGTCCCCCTGACACTCCATCCTGCCTGCTGAGCCCCCACAATCGGCCCCTGGAACCCGAAGTCCTGCGTAAGCTCCGTGGCCTGTTCCTGGAGCACCATCCAGACAGCACTGCCCTTCACCTGCTGTTGGTGGACTCCCAGGTGGGTCACCTGCCAAGTCGCTTCTCCCCCCAGGCAGAGAGCTGAAGCCCGGCAAGGCCCTACCGCAcctatatatttactattcaccTGACCTCCCCATTCCCTCTCGCAGGCCACAGGCCTCCTGGGCGTGACCAGGTTTCGGCGGGCCAACATGGGGGTGGCCTCTGGCCTGGAGCTGCTCACGCTTCCCCATGGGCATCGCTTGAGATTGGAACTGCTAGAGAGGTGAGCCAGCCGCCTGGAACCTTGGTTGGGGGACCGATTCACCCCTCTCCCCAGGGTTGGCAAATATCTCCCCCACTCGCGGTCCCCCACGGAAGAGGGGGGTTGGGAAACACCACCTCCGGTCTCCCCTCACCCCCGCATTACAAacctccccactgtccccagaCCCTTGCCCTCCGCCTCCGCAGGCACGAGACGCTGGCGCTGGCCGGGGCGCTGGCCGTGCTGGGCTGTTCTGGGCCGCTGGAGGAACGCGCGGCTGCACTCAGGGGCCTGGTAGAGCTGGCATTGGCACTGCGGCCAGGGGCGGCGGGGGACCTGCCCGGGATGGCGGCGGTCATGGGCGCCCTGCTCATGCCCCAGGTGCGtgggaagcagaggtgggaggaagcaGGAGCGCAGGTgacagggaagaggggagaggaggcatGCTCGGGTCTCCTCCCCCAGGTGTCCCGGTTGGAGCACACGTGGCGCCAGCTCCGACGGAACCACACAGAGGCTGCGCTGGCCTTTGAGCAGAAGCTGAAGCCGCTGATGCGGGCTCTGGATGAGGGCGCTGGTGAGTGAGGGTCCGAGAGCATCCTCTGCAGCCGCAGACGAAGTTTAACAGGAATCCAGTTCTAGGCCACGCCCCTTCGCCCTAGGCCACGCCCCTCCCTAAGCCCCGCCCTGGACCCAGTCCTGCCCAGCGCTATGCTCCGCTATCTACGCCTGCCCCTAAACTCCGCCCCTATCCCGCCCTTGCCACGCCCATTCGCTGTAGGTCCCGCCCTCCATACCAGACTCGGATCTGGATCCTTTCCCTAGGCCCCGCCCCAGCTCCGTCCCAAGCCCCGCTTCTGCCCTAGGCCCCGCCCCGGACCCAGTCGGGCTCTGCTCTCCGCGACTGCCCCAAGCCGCGCCCTCGGCCCTATGCCCTCGGCCCTATGCCCCATCCTCTGCCCCAAACCCAGATCAGACCTTCCCGCTTCGCAGGACCCTGCGACCCCGGCGAGGTCGCGCTGCCGCACGTGGCACCCGCGGTGCGCCTGCTGGAGGGCGAGGAACTCGGGGGCCCGCTGGACGAGAGCTGCGAGCGGCTGCTGCGCACCCTGTACGCGGCGCGCCAGGTGGCCCGGGACGCGCCCAGATTCCGCCAGGTGGCGGCCCAGCGCCTGCGGGGTAAGCGCCCCCCTGTGCCAGGCTGCCCGAGGGTTCCGCCTTCAGGAACACCCAGCCTGCTCTAACCGGATGCCACAAACCCAACTGCCCCAGGACGGGAGCCTCCTGCCACACCCCCCAGTCCCACCTAAACTgggacgccccccccccccccgctccgccCCCGTGAAGTCCTCACCGCAAGCACCTGCTGCATCAAGCAGTATTGACAGGATCAGGGCTCTCCACCCCAAATGGGGAGTCCCCGCCCCCATAGCCAcgcccccagccccccactcccacccccccacctgtGGCGACCCCGCCACCAGAGGATCTCGACCCCCAAGAACGCCCAGCTCCCTCCAAAATAACTCAGTCCTTCAACTTGGTGGGAGACAGCGCCCTCACTGCGCTCAGAGCCACCCTTCTCTCCGGGGCCAGCCCAGCCTCCAAGACACCCCCACCTTCCCTGGTGCCTGAAATCCAGCCCCTGGGGCAGCTTATCTCCAGACACAGCTCCTAAAGTGGGATCCCCAGAATCTTGCACCTGGAATGGGGCACCCCCATGCACCCCAGCACAGCCCACCCCCACCGAGCCTCTCAagcaccccacccccattcctgCAGCGACCTAGGAGTCTCCTCCCCACTAACTCCGCCCAGCCATCCCGCTTAGGAGGGCAGAGTCCCTCTGGGTCCCTGCTGGGTCAAAGTCCCCGAGAGGAAAGGCAGGTGCGGGAGGTGGAGGGTCGAGGCGGGAGTCTGGGGCCCGCCCTCAGCCCACCTGACTGTGTCTCCAGGATTCCGGCCTAACCCGGAGCTGAGGGAGGCCCTGACCACCGGCTTCCTGCGGAGGCTGCTCTGGGGTAGCCGGGGCCTGGGAGCGCCACTAGCCCAACGCCTTGAGAAGTTCCAGCGCGTCCTCAGCGTCCTGTCGCAGCGCCTGGAACCTGACCACTGAGCGCAGACAGGCTGGGACCCCAAGACTTCTAGGGACCCGCCAAGGAGACCAAGGGAACCGCCCTATGTTTCTCACACAGCCACGGGCAGTGGAGACCTGTCCCCACCAACAGAAGGAAGGGGGGCATGTTTACAAGAATCCACCCTGCCCCCCAAAAATGCACATGATCCTGGGGTGTCCTCCCTTATACTGTAAGACCACCCCACATGCCCCCTACGGCTGGGACACTTAAGAAAACAGCAGCAACATTGTGAACATGGTAAGAGAACTTGCAGATCTGACATCAGAGGCCAGAGTTCAAATATGACTCCACCCCTTAAAAGCTCTGTGACTTCTAGCAgatcacttgacctctctgtgtctGCCATCAACATGAAAGCGAGACTGTACTTCCTAGAGGGGTTTGCAAGGATTAAAGCTTGATGTTTAAATGAGATCGTGGGTAGGTGGAgaatgcctggtacacagtagacaCTCAGTAAACACTACCTGTTCTCAGTAAGTGCCACTGCATACAGATGTCTCCCTATACTGGAGTCACACACAAACACCCACCAAGGTTAAAGATGCAGCCCCGATATCTAAATCCCCTAACAAGGCACAGACTCCAAGagttttatctaattttttttttatatataaaacaaaacagcccAAGTTGAGTGGCAGGAAGAAAAGATTTTGAAACATGAGTATGTACATCAGTGGTGGAAGGCACAGCGGGTCCACTTGGAGTGACACGTGGGATCAGGGAGGGGGGCAGCAGGTTACACAGGTCTCAGCCAAAGCCACGGGggcagaaataaagtgcataggTCCTAGGGCTCCCCGTGGCCTAGAAGCAGCAGCTGACAGCGccccctcttcctgcctctggcAGGGTTCAGTTGAGCGTGACTCGCAGGTAGGAGGTGGGCACAtagccctctcctccctctttccgCCTGACGCGGGTCCAGCCATCGCCTTTGTCCTCTTCCATGAGGCTGAGACCTTCACCCTCGGCCATGGAGATGGTACCCTCGCTGGACCCTGTtgtggggtggaggtgggcccagggttagcgttagggttaggcacaTTTAAACAGAAAGCAGCCACACACACCCTCTGCCCAAGCAACTGCCGTGTGCCCCTGCCCACAAGCCCACCCCAGCCATCCTCACCTTCAAAGTGGTAGATGGCCACACAGTGGCCTATGGGGGACGCAGGCTCCTCCTCAAAATCCTCATCGAACTCCGTATAAATGGGGGCATCCTGGCCCTCCTCCGAGGGAGGCTCTTCCGAGCTGGTTGGGGAGAATTGGGCAGATCGAGATGGGCCCTTCCTGGGTCCCTGGGGCTGGACCTGCTCTGGCCTCCCCGCTCACCTCTCCTTGTTGTCCTGCGACGcattgctgttgctgctgctgtctgGTGGGGCGCTGGCTGGAGGGTCGGGAGGCCGTACGTGCCGGCCCAGGCTGTCCCCCTTGTTGCTTAGGACCCGGCTTTCGGCTTCTGCCAGCCACGTCTGGGAGGAGAGGGTGACAGGATCAGTTCCAGGGCAGGGCTCCAGGGCCAGCCCCCCCTGGACCTGGAGGTTTCCTGAGATCACCATGCACACCCAAGGCTGTGATGAGAAACAGCTGGAacccccccactcccacccgcCCCGGGATCTCCCTGTCCCCTACCCCACCCAGGCGGTGACTCAGCCAGCCCTGctggcccccacccctccccagggcccttcGTTTACCTCATACTTCTGTACTTCCAATTTCAGCCGTTCGATGTTGCCCAGGGTTTCTGTGATCCGGGGCTCCAAGCTGGCAGGATCCCCCATCTGGGGTGTCTTCTCATAGACGTCCTTCATTTTCTTCAGGGCTTCCCTAGGGcgaggcaggcaggcagaaaagaaagaatagcGCCATGTGATTTAACAAGCAAAAGACCCCAGAGGCTTTTGCTTCAGTGGTTAAGAACTCAAATGCTAGTGCCAGACTGCACGGGTTCGAATCTCAAAGTGTGAGCATTTCCTAGTTTTGTGGGCTTTGCCTATGAAACCCCTGCCTCAGTGTGCCTACCTTGAAAATGGGTACAATGATAcatatatctcattgtggatcaTTCTAAggactagaacagtgcctggtacctagTGTGATACTATTATATAGTAAGTCCTAGTTATTATTCactattgagtgcctactgcatACCAGGCACTATTGTAAGCATCAGAAATATGGCACTAAGCAAGTCCAGATCCTAACTCTACTTATAATCGCTCAAGAAAATTTGAGAATTCTAATAAATCCATGTTTAGAATGGTGCCTGGGATATAGTAAGCAATCAATAAATGCACAGGTGTTATCATCATTAGTCTCCCATCTGTCTCCTCTATGTCTTTATATCTAGGCAGTAATGACTGTCTCTAAGAATAGACCTTTGGAATATATCAGACCTGGGCTTAACTTCCTTCTAGTTCTAATATCTGAccaactttacagatgaagaaattaaggaatAAAAAGGTGAAGGGAGCTGCCCAAGATCTCAGAGACAGAGCTATAATAGAAATCAAGAGTCTttcctggctgggcgcggtggctcacgcctgtaatcctagcactctgggaggctgaggcagcgggatcacttgaggtcaggagttcgagaccagcctgagcaagagcgagaccccatctctactaataatagaaaaattagctgggcgtcgtgaggcatgcctgtagtcccagctactcaggaggctgaggcaggaggattgcttgagcctggcgacagagtgagactctgtctcaaaaaaaacaaaacaaaacgaaaaaaaaaaatccttcttaacTTCAGAGCACGCACCCTTAACTCCTCCCCACCATAAAAACCCAGGAAATGCAGCGTTCCGAATGGAACTTTACACCAATAAAAACCATTTTGTCCAAGAGGTTACATGCAGACGGCAAAATGTAACTTGGCTGCCTGTTCGCAAGTGGCAAACGTCATTCCTATTATGTAACAGGACTGGGAAGAGGATTTTGTTGCTTGGAAAgagtaaaagaattttttttttaatctggcagAAATTTTATTGTTCGTATTTTAAGTGTTTGAGTTACTAAACAGACGAccatatagctttttttttcttttagccaattaatatggtaaatt encodes:
- the SH2D3A gene encoding SH2 domain-containing protein 3A isoform X3, with the translated sequence MEGTLLANPGTTAPCPARERKWSSSQPADLAHMGRSIEDHLEPGASTMPVAALPRTGSDLVLLKAPALLGTVADTLRASDGQLHAKAPTKPPRTPSLVLPDASGRPSTYCELVPRVASAQETPPGQSWPEPEALWWEAEEDEEEEEENRCFRRPQAEVSFCPPDTPSCLLSPHNRPLEPEVLRKLRGLFLEHHPDSTALHLLLVDSQATGLLGVTRFRRANMGVASGLELLTLPHGHRLRLELLERHETLALAGALAVLGCSGPLEERAAALRGLVELALALRPGAAGDLPGMAAVMGALLMPQVSRLEHTWRQLRRNHTEAALAFEQKLKPLMRALDEGAGPCDPGEVALPHVAPAVRLLEGEELGGPLDESCERLLRTLYAARQVARDAPRFRQVAAQRLRGFRPNPELREALTTGFLRRLLWGSRGLGAPLAQRLEKFQRVLSVLSQRLEPDH
- the SH2D3A gene encoding SH2 domain-containing protein 3A isoform X1 codes for the protein MQVPQDGGDLAGQPWYHGSLSRQKAEALLQQDGDFLVRASGSRGGHPVISCLWRGSVLHFEVFRVALRPRPGRPVALFQLEDEQFPSMPALVHSYVTSQRPLSQATGAVACRPVTWQGPLRRSFSEDTLVDSPARVEPLRERKWSSSQPADLAHMGRSIEDHLEPGASTMPVAALPRTGSDLVLLKAPALLGTVADTLRASDGQLHAKAPTKPPRTPSLVLPDASGRPSTYCELVPRVASAQETPPGQSWPEPEALWWEAEEDEEEEEENRCFRRPQAEVSFCPPDTPSCLLSPHNRPLEPEVLRKLRGLFLEHHPDSTALHLLLVDSQATGLLGVTRFRRANMGVASGLELLTLPHGHRLRLELLERHETLALAGALAVLGCSGPLEERAAALRGLVELALALRPGAAGDLPGMAAVMGALLMPQVSRLEHTWRQLRRNHTEAALAFEQKLKPLMRALDEGAGPCDPGEVALPHVAPAVRLLEGEELGGPLDESCERLLRTLYAARQVARDAPRFRQVAAQRLRGFRPNPELREALTTGFLRRLLWGSRGLGAPLAQRLEKFQRVLSVLSQRLEPDH
- the SH2D3A gene encoding SH2 domain-containing protein 3A isoform X2 gives rise to the protein MQVPQDGGDLAGQPWYHGSLSRQKAEALLQQDGDFLVRASGSRGGHPVISCLWRGSVLHFEVFRVALRPRPGRPVALFQLEDEQFPSMPALVHSYVTSQRPLSQATGAVACRPVTWQGPLRRSFSEDTLVDSPARVEPLRERKWSSSQPADLAHMGRSIEDHLEPASTMPVAALPRTGSDLVLLKAPALLGTVADTLRASDGQLHAKAPTKPPRTPSLVLPDASGRPSTYCELVPRVASAQETPPGQSWPEPEALWWEAEEDEEEEEENRCFRRPQAEVSFCPPDTPSCLLSPHNRPLEPEVLRKLRGLFLEHHPDSTALHLLLVDSQATGLLGVTRFRRANMGVASGLELLTLPHGHRLRLELLERHETLALAGALAVLGCSGPLEERAAALRGLVELALALRPGAAGDLPGMAAVMGALLMPQVSRLEHTWRQLRRNHTEAALAFEQKLKPLMRALDEGAGPCDPGEVALPHVAPAVRLLEGEELGGPLDESCERLLRTLYAARQVARDAPRFRQVAAQRLRGFRPNPELREALTTGFLRRLLWGSRGLGAPLAQRLEKFQRVLSVLSQRLEPDH
- the SH2D3A gene encoding SH2 domain-containing protein 3A isoform X4 is translated as MQVPQDGGDLAGQPWYHGSLSRQKAEALLQQDGDFLVRASGSRGGHPVISCLWRGSVLHFEVFRVALRPRPGRPVALFQLEDEQFPSMPALVHSYVTSQRPLSQATGAVACRPVTWQGPLRRSFSEDTLVDSPARVEPLRERKWSSSQPADLAHMGRSIEDHLEPGHRPPGRDQVSAGQHGGGLWPGAAHASPWASLEIGTARETLALRLRRHETLALAGALAVLGCSGPLEERAAALRGLVELALALRPGAAGDLPGMAAVMGALLMPQVSRLEHTWRQLRRNHTEAALAFEQKLKPLMRALDEGAGPCDPGEVALPHVAPAVRLLEGEELGGPLDESCERLLRTLYAARQVARDAPRFRQVAAQRLRGFRPNPELREALTTGFLRRLLWGSRGLGAPLAQRLEKFQRVLSVLSQRLEPDH